From Manduca sexta isolate Smith_Timp_Sample1 chromosome 21, JHU_Msex_v1.0, whole genome shotgun sequence, the proteins below share one genomic window:
- the LOC115440178 gene encoding heterogeneous nuclear ribonucleoprotein R isoform X1 gives MAEGNGEIPIEEVPGKDSDVGRTPDYRKLIEYGLDPKVAAKLDDIYKTGKLAHAELDERALDALKEFPSDGALSVLGQFLDSNLEHVSNKSAYLCGVMKTYRQKSRAGVQGAPALAPSVQVKGPDEDKIKQILVRTGYTLDVTTGQRKYGGPPPGWEGGTPGAGCEVFCGKIPKDMYEDELIPLFERCGTIWDLRLMMDPMTGTNRGYAFVTFTTRDATQRAVHELDNHEIKPGKTLRIKISVPNLRLFVGNIPKSKGKEEILEEFGKLTAGLVEVIIYSSPDDKKKNRGFCFLEYESHKAASLAKRRLGTGRIKVWGCDIIVDWADPQEEPDEQTMSKVKVLYVRNLTQDITEEALKEEFERYGNVERVKKIKDYAFVHFDDRDCAVKAMQELDGKEVGGAQLEVSLAKPPSDKKKKEEILRARERRMMQMIHGRGGFDWCGCSPAHTLRGRTPQPPPRPPQPRHDYDYDYDYYGYGDYRGGYNEPFYRYDEFYFDYAGPPQPSAVRQPPNRPQPDDELGLGPNSLYYDLTGGIQAGSCGRGARWARRAAAAAGAAGARGGARRAARGRRTHSAMRGNPRAKPSLPGKRKYDGGHQNQGGESKRRLGAAAAAACGWGAPPSPSSPAGS, from the exons ATGGCGGAGGGCAACGGAGAAATACCCATTGAAGAGGTACCTGGGAAGGACTCCGACGTTGGCCGAACACCAGATTACCGCAAACTAATTGAATATGGCTTGGATCCTAAG GTGGCTGCCAAGCTGGACGACATTTATAAGACTGGAAAGCTAGCGCACGCCGAGTTGGACGAGCGTGCGCTAGACGCCTTAAAAGAATTTCCATCCGACGGTGCTTTAAGTGTACTTGGACAATTTTTAGATTCAAATCTCGAGCATGTTTCAAATAAAAGTGCTTATTTATGTGGAGTTATGAAGACTTATAG GCAAAAAAGCAGGGCGGGCGTGCAGGGCGCTCCCGCCCTGGCTCCCTCTGTCCAGGTGAAGGGCCCCGACGAGGACAAGATCAAACAAATATTGGTCCGCACTGGTTACACGTTAGATGTTACCACTG GACAACGCAAGTACGGCGGGCCGCCGCCCGGGTGGGAGGGCGGTACGCCGGGCGCCGGCTGCGAGGTGTTCTGCGGCAAGATCCCCAAGGACATGTACGAGGACGAGCTGATCCCGCTGTTCGAGCGGTGCGGCACCATCTGGGACCTGCGCCTCATGATGGACCCCATGACGGGCACCAACCGTGGGTACGCGTTCGTCACCTTCACCACCAGGGACGCCACGCAGCGCGCCGTCCACGAG CTCGATAATCACGAAATAAAACCAGGGAAGACTCTGAGAATTAAGATTAGCGTACCGAATCTGCGACTTTTCGTCGGCAACATTCCCAAGTCTAAAGGCAAAGAGGAGATACTGGAAGAGTTTGGTAAATTAACAG CTGGACTGGTTGAAGTGATTATATATAGTTCGCCCGATGACAAGAAAAAGAATCGAGGATTTTGTTTTTTGGAATACGAGTCTCACAAAGCGGCGTCGTTAGCCAAGCGCAGGCTGGGCACTGGAAGAATAAAG GTATGGGGCTGTGATATAATTGTGGATTGGGCGGACCCCCAAGAAGAACCCGACGAGCAAACTATGAGCAAA GTGAAGGTGTTATACGTACGGAATCTGACGCAAGACATAACCGAGGAGGCGCTGAAAGAGGAGTTCGAGCGCTACGGTAACGTGGAGCGAGTCAAGAAAATCAAGGACTACGCATTCGTGCACTTCGACGACCGGGACTGCGCTGTCAAG GCGATGCAGGAGCTGGACGGCAAGGAGGTGGGCGGCGCGCAGCTCGAGGTGTCGCTGGCCAAGCCGCCCTCCGACAAGAAGAAGAAGGAGGAGATCCTGCGCGCGCGCGAGCGCCGCATGATGCAGATGATACACGGCCGCGGCGG ATTCGACTGGTGCGGGTGTTCGCCGGCGCACACGCTGCGCGGGCGCACTCCgcagccgccgccgcgcccgccgcagCCGCGACACGACTACG ATTATGATTACGACTATTACGGGTACGGTGATTACCGAGGTGGCTACAATGAGCCATTTTACCGGTACGATGAGTTCTATTTTGATTACGCGGGACCACCGCAACCGTCCGCCGTCCGCCAGCCTCCCAACAGACCGCAACCG GACGACGAGCTCGGTCTCGGGCCCAACTCGCTTTACTACGATCTAACCGGAGGCATTCAG gcTGGGTCATGTGGGAGGGGCGCGCGatgggcgcggcgcgcggcggcggcggcgggcgcggctgGAGCccgtggtggtgcgcggcgcgcCGCGCGTGGCCGCCGCACGCACAGCGCCATGCGTGGCAACCCGCGCGCCAAGCCAAGTTTACCAG GTAAACGCAAATACGACGGGGGTCACCAGAACCAAGGGGGAGAGTCGAAGCGGCGGCTGGGTgcggcggcagcggcggcgTGCGGGTGGGGCGCGCCCCCGTCGCCGTCGTCGCCGGCCGGCAGCTAG
- the LOC115440178 gene encoding heterogeneous nuclear ribonucleoprotein R isoform X3, with product MAEGNGEIPIEEVPGKDSDVGRTPDYRKLIEYGLDPKVAAKLDDIYKTGKLAHAELDERALDALKEFPSDGALSVLGQFLDSNLEHVSNKSAYLCGVMKTYRQKSRAGVQGAPALAPSVQVKGPDEDKIKQILVRTGYTLDVTTGQRKYGGPPPGWEGGTPGAGCEVFCGKIPKDMYEDELIPLFERCGTIWDLRLMMDPMTGTNRGYAFVTFTTRDATQRAVHELDNHEIKPGKTLRIKISVPNLRLFVGNIPKSKGKEEILEEFGKLTAGLVEVIIYSSPDDKKKNRGFCFLEYESHKAASLAKRRLGTGRIKVWGCDIIVDWADPQEEPDEQTMSKVKVLYVRNLTQDITEEALKEEFERYGNVERVKKIKDYAFVHFDDRDCAVKAMQELDGKEVGGAQLEVSLAKPPSDKKKKEEILRARERRMMQMIHGRGGFDWCGCSPAHTLRGRTPQPPPRPPQPRHDYDYDYDYYGYGDYRGGYNEPFYRYDEFYFDYAGPPQPSAVRQPPNRPQPAGSCGRGARWARRAAAAAGAAGARGGARRAARGRRTHSAMRGNPRAKPSLPGKRKYDGGHQNQGGESKRRLGAAAAAACGWGAPPSPSSPAGS from the exons ATGGCGGAGGGCAACGGAGAAATACCCATTGAAGAGGTACCTGGGAAGGACTCCGACGTTGGCCGAACACCAGATTACCGCAAACTAATTGAATATGGCTTGGATCCTAAG GTGGCTGCCAAGCTGGACGACATTTATAAGACTGGAAAGCTAGCGCACGCCGAGTTGGACGAGCGTGCGCTAGACGCCTTAAAAGAATTTCCATCCGACGGTGCTTTAAGTGTACTTGGACAATTTTTAGATTCAAATCTCGAGCATGTTTCAAATAAAAGTGCTTATTTATGTGGAGTTATGAAGACTTATAG GCAAAAAAGCAGGGCGGGCGTGCAGGGCGCTCCCGCCCTGGCTCCCTCTGTCCAGGTGAAGGGCCCCGACGAGGACAAGATCAAACAAATATTGGTCCGCACTGGTTACACGTTAGATGTTACCACTG GACAACGCAAGTACGGCGGGCCGCCGCCCGGGTGGGAGGGCGGTACGCCGGGCGCCGGCTGCGAGGTGTTCTGCGGCAAGATCCCCAAGGACATGTACGAGGACGAGCTGATCCCGCTGTTCGAGCGGTGCGGCACCATCTGGGACCTGCGCCTCATGATGGACCCCATGACGGGCACCAACCGTGGGTACGCGTTCGTCACCTTCACCACCAGGGACGCCACGCAGCGCGCCGTCCACGAG CTCGATAATCACGAAATAAAACCAGGGAAGACTCTGAGAATTAAGATTAGCGTACCGAATCTGCGACTTTTCGTCGGCAACATTCCCAAGTCTAAAGGCAAAGAGGAGATACTGGAAGAGTTTGGTAAATTAACAG CTGGACTGGTTGAAGTGATTATATATAGTTCGCCCGATGACAAGAAAAAGAATCGAGGATTTTGTTTTTTGGAATACGAGTCTCACAAAGCGGCGTCGTTAGCCAAGCGCAGGCTGGGCACTGGAAGAATAAAG GTATGGGGCTGTGATATAATTGTGGATTGGGCGGACCCCCAAGAAGAACCCGACGAGCAAACTATGAGCAAA GTGAAGGTGTTATACGTACGGAATCTGACGCAAGACATAACCGAGGAGGCGCTGAAAGAGGAGTTCGAGCGCTACGGTAACGTGGAGCGAGTCAAGAAAATCAAGGACTACGCATTCGTGCACTTCGACGACCGGGACTGCGCTGTCAAG GCGATGCAGGAGCTGGACGGCAAGGAGGTGGGCGGCGCGCAGCTCGAGGTGTCGCTGGCCAAGCCGCCCTCCGACAAGAAGAAGAAGGAGGAGATCCTGCGCGCGCGCGAGCGCCGCATGATGCAGATGATACACGGCCGCGGCGG ATTCGACTGGTGCGGGTGTTCGCCGGCGCACACGCTGCGCGGGCGCACTCCgcagccgccgccgcgcccgccgcagCCGCGACACGACTACG ATTATGATTACGACTATTACGGGTACGGTGATTACCGAGGTGGCTACAATGAGCCATTTTACCGGTACGATGAGTTCTATTTTGATTACGCGGGACCACCGCAACCGTCCGCCGTCCGCCAGCCTCCCAACAGACCGCAACCG gcTGGGTCATGTGGGAGGGGCGCGCGatgggcgcggcgcgcggcggcggcggcgggcgcggctgGAGCccgtggtggtgcgcggcgcgcCGCGCGTGGCCGCCGCACGCACAGCGCCATGCGTGGCAACCCGCGCGCCAAGCCAAGTTTACCAG GTAAACGCAAATACGACGGGGGTCACCAGAACCAAGGGGGAGAGTCGAAGCGGCGGCTGGGTgcggcggcagcggcggcgTGCGGGTGGGGCGCGCCCCCGTCGCCGTCGTCGCCGGCCGGCAGCTAG
- the LOC115440178 gene encoding heterogeneous nuclear ribonucleoprotein R isoform X4, translating into MAEGNGEIPIEEVPGKDSDVGRTPDYRKLIEYGLDPKVAAKLDDIYKTGKLAHAELDERALDALKEFPSDGALSVLGQFLDSNLEHVSNKSAYLCGVMKTYRQKSRAGVQGAPALAPSVQVKGPDEDKIKQILVRTGYTLDVTTGQRKYGGPPPGWEGGTPGAGCEVFCGKIPKDMYEDELIPLFERCGTIWDLRLMMDPMTGTNRGYAFVTFTTRDATQRAVHELDNHEIKPGKTLRIKISVPNLRLFVGNIPKSKGKEEILEEFGKLTAGLVEVIIYSSPDDKKKNRGFCFLEYESHKAASLAKRRLGTGRIKVWGCDIIVDWADPQEEPDEQTMSKVKVLYVRNLTQDITEEALKEEFERYGNVERVKKIKDYAFVHFDDRDCAVKAMQELDGKEVGGAQLEVSLAKPPSDKKKKEEILRARERRMMQMIHGRGGFDWCGCSPAHTLRGRTPQPPPRPPQPRHDYGWVMWEGRAMGAARGGGGGRGWSPWWCAARRAWPPHAQRHAWQPARQAKFTR; encoded by the exons ATGGCGGAGGGCAACGGAGAAATACCCATTGAAGAGGTACCTGGGAAGGACTCCGACGTTGGCCGAACACCAGATTACCGCAAACTAATTGAATATGGCTTGGATCCTAAG GTGGCTGCCAAGCTGGACGACATTTATAAGACTGGAAAGCTAGCGCACGCCGAGTTGGACGAGCGTGCGCTAGACGCCTTAAAAGAATTTCCATCCGACGGTGCTTTAAGTGTACTTGGACAATTTTTAGATTCAAATCTCGAGCATGTTTCAAATAAAAGTGCTTATTTATGTGGAGTTATGAAGACTTATAG GCAAAAAAGCAGGGCGGGCGTGCAGGGCGCTCCCGCCCTGGCTCCCTCTGTCCAGGTGAAGGGCCCCGACGAGGACAAGATCAAACAAATATTGGTCCGCACTGGTTACACGTTAGATGTTACCACTG GACAACGCAAGTACGGCGGGCCGCCGCCCGGGTGGGAGGGCGGTACGCCGGGCGCCGGCTGCGAGGTGTTCTGCGGCAAGATCCCCAAGGACATGTACGAGGACGAGCTGATCCCGCTGTTCGAGCGGTGCGGCACCATCTGGGACCTGCGCCTCATGATGGACCCCATGACGGGCACCAACCGTGGGTACGCGTTCGTCACCTTCACCACCAGGGACGCCACGCAGCGCGCCGTCCACGAG CTCGATAATCACGAAATAAAACCAGGGAAGACTCTGAGAATTAAGATTAGCGTACCGAATCTGCGACTTTTCGTCGGCAACATTCCCAAGTCTAAAGGCAAAGAGGAGATACTGGAAGAGTTTGGTAAATTAACAG CTGGACTGGTTGAAGTGATTATATATAGTTCGCCCGATGACAAGAAAAAGAATCGAGGATTTTGTTTTTTGGAATACGAGTCTCACAAAGCGGCGTCGTTAGCCAAGCGCAGGCTGGGCACTGGAAGAATAAAG GTATGGGGCTGTGATATAATTGTGGATTGGGCGGACCCCCAAGAAGAACCCGACGAGCAAACTATGAGCAAA GTGAAGGTGTTATACGTACGGAATCTGACGCAAGACATAACCGAGGAGGCGCTGAAAGAGGAGTTCGAGCGCTACGGTAACGTGGAGCGAGTCAAGAAAATCAAGGACTACGCATTCGTGCACTTCGACGACCGGGACTGCGCTGTCAAG GCGATGCAGGAGCTGGACGGCAAGGAGGTGGGCGGCGCGCAGCTCGAGGTGTCGCTGGCCAAGCCGCCCTCCGACAAGAAGAAGAAGGAGGAGATCCTGCGCGCGCGCGAGCGCCGCATGATGCAGATGATACACGGCCGCGGCGG ATTCGACTGGTGCGGGTGTTCGCCGGCGCACACGCTGCGCGGGCGCACTCCgcagccgccgccgcgcccgccgcagCCGCGACACGACTACG gcTGGGTCATGTGGGAGGGGCGCGCGatgggcgcggcgcgcggcggcggcggcgggcgcggctgGAGCccgtggtggtgcgcggcgcgcCGCGCGTGGCCGCCGCACGCACAGCGCCATGCGTGGCAACCCGCGCGCCAAGCCAAGTTTACCAG GTAA
- the LOC115440178 gene encoding heterogeneous nuclear ribonucleoprotein R isoform X5 — protein sequence MAEGNGEIPIEEVPGKDSDVGRTPDYRKLIEYGLDPKVAAKLDDIYKTGKLAHAELDERALDALKEFPSDGALSVLGQFLDSNLEHVSNKSAYLCGVMKTYRQKSRAGVQGAPALAPSVQVKGPDEDKIKQILVRTGYTLDVTTGQRKYGGPPPGWEGGTPGAGCEVFCGKIPKDMYEDELIPLFERCGTIWDLRLMMDPMTGTNRGYAFVTFTTRDATQRAVHELDNHEIKPGKTLRIKISVPNLRLFVGNIPKSKGKEEILEEFGKLTAGLVEVIIYSSPDDKKKNRGFCFLEYESHKAASLAKRRLGTGRIKVWGCDIIVDWADPQEEPDEQTMSKVKVLYVRNLTQDITEEALKEEFERYGNVERVKKIKDYAFVHFDDRDCAVKAMQELDGKEVGGAQLEVSLAKPPSDKKKKEEILRARERRMMQMIHGRGGFDWCGCSPAHTLRGRTPQPPPRPPQPRHDYDYDYDYYGYGDYRGGYNEPFYRYDEFYFDYAGPPQPSAVRQPPNRPQPRIC from the exons ATGGCGGAGGGCAACGGAGAAATACCCATTGAAGAGGTACCTGGGAAGGACTCCGACGTTGGCCGAACACCAGATTACCGCAAACTAATTGAATATGGCTTGGATCCTAAG GTGGCTGCCAAGCTGGACGACATTTATAAGACTGGAAAGCTAGCGCACGCCGAGTTGGACGAGCGTGCGCTAGACGCCTTAAAAGAATTTCCATCCGACGGTGCTTTAAGTGTACTTGGACAATTTTTAGATTCAAATCTCGAGCATGTTTCAAATAAAAGTGCTTATTTATGTGGAGTTATGAAGACTTATAG GCAAAAAAGCAGGGCGGGCGTGCAGGGCGCTCCCGCCCTGGCTCCCTCTGTCCAGGTGAAGGGCCCCGACGAGGACAAGATCAAACAAATATTGGTCCGCACTGGTTACACGTTAGATGTTACCACTG GACAACGCAAGTACGGCGGGCCGCCGCCCGGGTGGGAGGGCGGTACGCCGGGCGCCGGCTGCGAGGTGTTCTGCGGCAAGATCCCCAAGGACATGTACGAGGACGAGCTGATCCCGCTGTTCGAGCGGTGCGGCACCATCTGGGACCTGCGCCTCATGATGGACCCCATGACGGGCACCAACCGTGGGTACGCGTTCGTCACCTTCACCACCAGGGACGCCACGCAGCGCGCCGTCCACGAG CTCGATAATCACGAAATAAAACCAGGGAAGACTCTGAGAATTAAGATTAGCGTACCGAATCTGCGACTTTTCGTCGGCAACATTCCCAAGTCTAAAGGCAAAGAGGAGATACTGGAAGAGTTTGGTAAATTAACAG CTGGACTGGTTGAAGTGATTATATATAGTTCGCCCGATGACAAGAAAAAGAATCGAGGATTTTGTTTTTTGGAATACGAGTCTCACAAAGCGGCGTCGTTAGCCAAGCGCAGGCTGGGCACTGGAAGAATAAAG GTATGGGGCTGTGATATAATTGTGGATTGGGCGGACCCCCAAGAAGAACCCGACGAGCAAACTATGAGCAAA GTGAAGGTGTTATACGTACGGAATCTGACGCAAGACATAACCGAGGAGGCGCTGAAAGAGGAGTTCGAGCGCTACGGTAACGTGGAGCGAGTCAAGAAAATCAAGGACTACGCATTCGTGCACTTCGACGACCGGGACTGCGCTGTCAAG GCGATGCAGGAGCTGGACGGCAAGGAGGTGGGCGGCGCGCAGCTCGAGGTGTCGCTGGCCAAGCCGCCCTCCGACAAGAAGAAGAAGGAGGAGATCCTGCGCGCGCGCGAGCGCCGCATGATGCAGATGATACACGGCCGCGGCGG ATTCGACTGGTGCGGGTGTTCGCCGGCGCACACGCTGCGCGGGCGCACTCCgcagccgccgccgcgcccgccgcagCCGCGACACGACTACG ATTATGATTACGACTATTACGGGTACGGTGATTACCGAGGTGGCTACAATGAGCCATTTTACCGGTACGATGAGTTCTATTTTGATTACGCGGGACCACCGCAACCGTCCGCCGTCCGCCAGCCTCCCAACAGACCGCAACCG AGAATATGTTGA
- the LOC115440178 gene encoding heterogeneous nuclear ribonucleoprotein Q isoform X2: MAEGNGEIPIEEVPGKDSDVGRTPDYRKLIEYGLDPKVAAKLDDIYKTGKLAHAELDERALDALKEFPSDGALSVLGQFLDSNLEHVSNKSAYLCGVMKTYRQKSRAGVQGAPALAPSVQVKGPDEDKIKQILVRTGYTLDVTTGQRKYGGPPPGWEGGTPGAGCEVFCGKIPKDMYEDELIPLFERCGTIWDLRLMMDPMTGTNRGYAFVTFTTRDATQRAVHELNDYEIRKGKKIGVTVSFNNHRLFVGNIPKNRDRDDLFEEFSKHAPGLVEVIIYSSPDDKKKNRGFCFLEYESHKAASLAKRRLGTGRIKVWGCDIIVDWADPQEEPDEQTMSKVKVLYVRNLTQDITEEALKEEFERYGNVERVKKIKDYAFVHFDDRDCAVKAMQELDGKEVGGAQLEVSLAKPPSDKKKKEEILRARERRMMQMIHGRGGFDWCGCSPAHTLRGRTPQPPPRPPQPRHDYDYDYDYYGYGDYRGGYNEPFYRYDEFYFDYAGPPQPSAVRQPPNRPQPDDELGLGPNSLYYDLTGGIQAGSCGRGARWARRAAAAAGAAGARGGARRAARGRRTHSAMRGNPRAKPSLPGKRKYDGGHQNQGGESKRRLGAAAAAACGWGAPPSPSSPAGS, translated from the exons ATGGCGGAGGGCAACGGAGAAATACCCATTGAAGAGGTACCTGGGAAGGACTCCGACGTTGGCCGAACACCAGATTACCGCAAACTAATTGAATATGGCTTGGATCCTAAG GTGGCTGCCAAGCTGGACGACATTTATAAGACTGGAAAGCTAGCGCACGCCGAGTTGGACGAGCGTGCGCTAGACGCCTTAAAAGAATTTCCATCCGACGGTGCTTTAAGTGTACTTGGACAATTTTTAGATTCAAATCTCGAGCATGTTTCAAATAAAAGTGCTTATTTATGTGGAGTTATGAAGACTTATAG GCAAAAAAGCAGGGCGGGCGTGCAGGGCGCTCCCGCCCTGGCTCCCTCTGTCCAGGTGAAGGGCCCCGACGAGGACAAGATCAAACAAATATTGGTCCGCACTGGTTACACGTTAGATGTTACCACTG GACAACGCAAGTACGGCGGGCCGCCGCCCGGGTGGGAGGGCGGTACGCCGGGCGCCGGCTGCGAGGTGTTCTGCGGCAAGATCCCCAAGGACATGTACGAGGACGAGCTGATCCCGCTGTTCGAGCGGTGCGGCACCATCTGGGACCTGCGCCTCATGATGGACCCCATGACGGGCACCAACCGTGGGTACGCGTTCGTCACCTTCACCACCAGGGACGCCACGCAGCGCGCCGTCCACGAG CTGAATGATTATGAAATTCGAAAGGGGAAAAAGATTGGCGTAACAGTTTCCTTTAACAATCACCGGTTATTCGTGGGGAATATCCCTAAGAATCGAGATCGGGACGATTTGTTTGAGGAGTTTTCTAAGCACGCAC CTGGACTGGTTGAAGTGATTATATATAGTTCGCCCGATGACAAGAAAAAGAATCGAGGATTTTGTTTTTTGGAATACGAGTCTCACAAAGCGGCGTCGTTAGCCAAGCGCAGGCTGGGCACTGGAAGAATAAAG GTATGGGGCTGTGATATAATTGTGGATTGGGCGGACCCCCAAGAAGAACCCGACGAGCAAACTATGAGCAAA GTGAAGGTGTTATACGTACGGAATCTGACGCAAGACATAACCGAGGAGGCGCTGAAAGAGGAGTTCGAGCGCTACGGTAACGTGGAGCGAGTCAAGAAAATCAAGGACTACGCATTCGTGCACTTCGACGACCGGGACTGCGCTGTCAAG GCGATGCAGGAGCTGGACGGCAAGGAGGTGGGCGGCGCGCAGCTCGAGGTGTCGCTGGCCAAGCCGCCCTCCGACAAGAAGAAGAAGGAGGAGATCCTGCGCGCGCGCGAGCGCCGCATGATGCAGATGATACACGGCCGCGGCGG ATTCGACTGGTGCGGGTGTTCGCCGGCGCACACGCTGCGCGGGCGCACTCCgcagccgccgccgcgcccgccgcagCCGCGACACGACTACG ATTATGATTACGACTATTACGGGTACGGTGATTACCGAGGTGGCTACAATGAGCCATTTTACCGGTACGATGAGTTCTATTTTGATTACGCGGGACCACCGCAACCGTCCGCCGTCCGCCAGCCTCCCAACAGACCGCAACCG GACGACGAGCTCGGTCTCGGGCCCAACTCGCTTTACTACGATCTAACCGGAGGCATTCAG gcTGGGTCATGTGGGAGGGGCGCGCGatgggcgcggcgcgcggcggcggcggcgggcgcggctgGAGCccgtggtggtgcgcggcgcgcCGCGCGTGGCCGCCGCACGCACAGCGCCATGCGTGGCAACCCGCGCGCCAAGCCAAGTTTACCAG GTAAACGCAAATACGACGGGGGTCACCAGAACCAAGGGGGAGAGTCGAAGCGGCGGCTGGGTgcggcggcagcggcggcgTGCGGGTGGGGCGCGCCCCCGTCGCCGTCGTCGCCGGCCGGCAGCTAG
- the LOC119190091 gene encoding uncharacterized protein LOC119190091 — protein MPRGYTGTPFYPEKPALWFAQLEAQFALSNITSDTTKYYHTISQLDPQYAVEVEDVISTPPAAGKYDKLKIELIRRSSDSRDKKIKQLLSHEELGDRKPSQFARHLQNLAGPGVPDDFLRSIWTSRLPQTTQSIIASQPKASLEELADLADRIHDVVTPNMQVASTSSQVPADNNDVAVMDKKIAMLTDEVRMLAAEVRRSRPTQRARSQTRRPRSGTRSQSNYRRYPQCWYHQKFGDKARRCIKPCDFAGKVPGDR, from the coding sequence ATGCCGCGTGGGTATACGGGTACCCCATTCTACCCCGAGAAACCAGCATTATGGTTCGCTCAGCTGGAAGCACAGTTCGCGCTATCTAATATCACCAGTGATACGACAAAATATTATCACACGATCAGCCAGTTGGATCCGCAATATGCTGTGGAAGTCGAAGACGTCATTTCTACACCACCAGCCGCCGGCAAATACGACAAGCTTAAGATAGAGCTAATCAGACGATCGTCGGATTCCCGGGACAAGAAGATTAAACAGCTTCTTAGTCACGAAGAACTCGGGGATAGGAAGCCATCGCAGTTCGCCCGTCACCTGCAAAACCTTGCGGGACCAGGAGTACCTGATGACTTCCTTAGGTCAATATGGACGAGCCGTCTACCACAAACTACCCAGTCTATAATCGCGTCTCAACCGAAGGCGTCACTGGAGGAGTTAGCAGACTTGGCAGACCGAATCCATGATGTGGTTACCCCCAACATGCAAGTTGCATCGACATCGAGTCAAGTACCGGCCGACAACAACGATGTGGCAGTCATGGACAAGAAAATTGCAATGCTGACGGACGAGGTCCGTATGCTGGCTGCCGAGGTTAGGAGATCCCGTCCGACACAGAGGGCACGTTCCCAGACTCGTCGTCCACGCTCCGGGACTAGGTCGCAGTCCAACTACCGCCGGTACCCCCAATGTTGGTATCACCAGAAGTTCGGCGATAAAGCCAGACGGTGCATTAAACCGTGCGACTTCGCGGGAAAAGTGCCGGGCGATCGATAA